A section of the Gallus gallus isolate bGalGal1 chromosome 4, bGalGal1.mat.broiler.GRCg7b, whole genome shotgun sequence genome encodes:
- the STARD8 gene encoding stAR-related lipid transfer protein 8 isoform X3 yields MLLLLTVPRPPFLMDKARTDSCCCEIEAKKACDWLRAAGFPQYAQLYEDSLFPLDIGAVKKDHSFLDKDSLKSLCRRLMTLNTCASMKLEVHFQRKQNGDSEDEDLCAISDRWAFQRDSKRWSRVGSADVLSQASEVPTSSMRQASSHESVLTDLSTNPEAVSLHSSASMGSTLGVAATPPDLSPGHGAAVTQPSCSPSSCFLAEQPLNHSEGSKEKPKKRRSRSFLKRIESLRRKDKEKAGQDEKDVPHSAVVANPGWDCAKSNGDLAATKASSPKRGVSASFHGRKHFFSGSYRTNRLVGSGRGKVSSDPKRSGLYLEAYQTAAEPSGDWAAGQCQHRQACRGDCLVYVPRDHKPGTFPKSLSIESLCPLGSGSLSSWKPGAKPGGLLGGCGSSSSVEGSSSPQGFACRRRGSCSSLGSRVSVYDNVPEFGSSEDLCKGDEEVTYENLDDILQHMWGLQQKVELWYKAISPELVGEEGGEEEEEEEEETDSGGEPTFPSNLHLEERSMSDVGTSASDFDSTGNSLNEAEELEMRERRDSGVGASLTRPCRKLRWHSFQNSHRPSLNSASLEINRQSSAQLNLLQKCSLLRLTAIMEKYSVPHKQAWTWTVPKFMKRSKVPDYRDKAVFGVPPIINVQRTGQPLPQSIQQAMRYIRSQCLDQVGIFRKSGVKSRIQALRHMNETCPDNVNYKGQSAYDVADLLKQYFRDLPEPIFTSKLTDTFLQIYQFVPKEQQLQAVQAAIILMPDENREVLQTLLYFLSDIASAEENQMTAGNLAVCLAPSLFHLNVSKKESTSPRVMHRRGTMGKPDQKDLNENMAATQGLSHMITDCKKLFQVSHDILHQLSSSYMAADAYPHPLSEFVCQGEGKDLHSYFEQSVRNLLKESSEKFKGWLSTPGPLNTELSCKKVGDGHPLRLWKVSTEVEAPPSTVLQRVLRERHLWDEDLLQSKVVEALDKNMEVYHYVTDSMAPHPRRDCVVLRCWRTDLPRGACLLISISVEHDKLQVEGGVKAVVLTSQYLIEPNGMGRSKVTHICRADLRGRSPEWYNKVFGHLCAMELVRIRDSFPALSLNGPETKI; encoded by the exons atgctgctgctcctcactgtgCCTCGGCCTCCGTTCCTGATGGACAAAGCCAGGactgacagctgctgctgtg aaattgaAGCCAAGAAGGCTTGCGACTGGCTGCGAGCAGCGGGATTCCCGCAGTATGCCCAGCTTTATGAAG ACTCGTTGTTCCCTCTTGACATTGGCGCTGTGAAGAAAGACCACAGTTTCCTGGACAAGGATTCTCTCAAATCTCTCTGCAG GAGGCTGATGACCCTGAACACATGTGCCTCCATGAAGCTGGAAGTCCACTTTCAGCGTAAACAG AATGGAGACTCTGAGGACGAGGACCTGTGTGCCATCAGTGACCGGTGGGCTTTCCAGCGGGACAGCAAGAGGTGGTCCCGGGTGGGCTCCGCCGATGTCCTCTCCCAGGCCTCTGAGGTCCCCACCTCCAGCATGCGGCAGGCATCCAGCCATGAGAGCGTCCTCACTGACCTCAGCACCAACCCAGAGGCTGTGTCCCttcacagcagtgccagcatgGGCAGCACACTCGGTGTGGCAGCCACGCCACCTGACCTGTCCCCCGGTCATGGTGCTGCTGTcacccagccctcctgcagccccagcagctgcttcttGGCTGAGCAGCCCTTGAACCACAGCGAAGGTTCCAAGGAGAAGCCAAAGAAGCGGAGGTCTCGCAGCTTCCTGAAGAGGATTGAGTCTCTCCGAaggaaggacaaagaaaaagctGGCCAAGATGAGAAGGATGTCCCACACAGCGCTGTCGTGGCCAATCCAGGCTGGGACTGTGCAAAGAGTAATGGAGACCTCGCAGCCACCAAGGCCAGCTCTCCTAAGAGAGGAGTATCTGCCTCTTTCCACggcagaaaacatttcttctcagggTCATACAGGACTAACCGCTTGGTGGGCTCAGGCAGAGGCAAGGTGAGCTCTGACCCGAAACGCAGCGGGCTCTACCTGGAGGCCTATCAGACAGCCGCAGAGCCCAGTGGTGActgggctgcagggcagtgccagcaccGGCAGGCGTGCCGTGGGGACTGCCTGGTGTATGTTCCCAGGGACCACAAGCCCGGCACCTTCCCCAAATCCCTCTCCATCGAGAGCTTGTGCCCCCTGGGCAGCGGCtccttgagcagctggaagCCGGGAGCCAAGcctggggggctgctggggggctgtggcagcagcagcagtgtggaggGCTCGTCCTCCCCGCAGGGCTTTGCCTGCCGCCGCCGcggctcctgcagctccctgggcagccggGTGAGTGTGTACGACAACGTGCCCGAGTTTGGCAGCAGTGAGGATCTCTGCAAGGGAGATGAGGAGGTGACTTATGAGAACCTGGACGATATCCTGCAGCACAtgtgggggctgcagcagaaagTGGAGCTCTGGTATAAAGCCATCTCCCCCGAGTTggtgggggaggaagggggcgaggaggaggaggaggaggaagaggagacagACTCGGGAGGGGAGCCCACCTTCCCCTCCAACCTGCACCTTGAGGAGCGCTCCATGTCGGACGTCGGCACCTCTGCCAGTGACTTCGACAGCACGGGCAACTCCCTGAACGAGGCCGAAGAGCTGGAGATGCGGGAGCGCCGCGACTCGGGCGTGGGAGCGTCACTCACCCGGCCGTGCAG aaagCTGCGTTGGCACAGCTTCCAGAACTCCCACCGGCCCAGCCTGAACTCCGCCTCTCTGGAGATCAACCGCCAGTCCTCTGCTCAGCTCAACCTGCTCCAGAAGTGCTCCCTGCTGCGGCTCACGGCCATCATGGAGAAGTACTCTGTGCCTCACAAGCAAGCCTGGACATG GACTGTGCCCAAGTTCATGAAGCGGAGCAAAGTTCCCGACTACAGAGACAAGGCAGTCTTTGGGGTGCCGCCTATCATCAACGTGCAGAGGACAGGGCAGCCGCTGCCACAGAGCATCCAGCAGGCGATGCGTTACATCCGCAGCCAGTGCTTGGACCAG GTTGGCATTTTCCGTAAATCAGGGGTGAAGTCTCGGATCCAGGCACTCCGGCACATGAATGAAACCTGCCCTGACAATGTTAACTACAAAGGGCAGTCAGCGTATGACGTGGCCGACCTGCTGAAGCAGTATTTCCGTGACCTGCCCGAGCCCATCTTCACCAGCAAGCTCACCGACACCTTCCTGCAGATCTATCAGT TTGTgccaaaggagcagcagctgcaggcagtgcaggctgCCATCATCCTGATGCCGGATGAGAACCGTGAGGTGCTGCAGACTCTGCTATACTTTCTGAGTGATATTGCCTCTGCCGAGGAGAACCAGATGACTGCTGGAAACCTGGCCGTATGCCTGGCTCCCTCACTCTTTCACCTCAACGTGTCCAAGAAGGAGAGCACCTCACCGAG GGTGATGCACAGGAGGGGCACTATGGGGAAGCCTGACCAGAAAGACCTGAATGAGAACATGGCTGCAACACAGGGGCTCTCCCACATGATCACCGACTGCAAGAAGCTCTTCCAG GTCTCCCATGACATCTTGCACCAGCTGAGCAGCTCTTACATGGCAGCAGATGCTTACCCCCATCCCCTGTCTGAATTTGTGTGTCAAGGGGAAGGCAAGGATTTACACTCCTACTTTGAGCAGAGCGTCCGGAACCTGCTTAAAGAGTCATCGGAGAAATTCAAGGGATGGCTGAGCACCCCGGGGCCCCTCAACACGGAACTCTCCTGCAAAAAG GTTGGGGATGGGCACCCCCTGCGCTTGTGGAAGGTCTCCACAGAGGTTGAGGCCCCTCCCTCCACTGTGCTGCAACGGGTGCTGCGGGAGCGTCACCTCTGGGACGAGGACCTGCTTCAGAGCAAAGTGGTGGAGGCTCTGGACAAGAACATGGAGGTGTATCACTATGTGACGGACAGCATGGCACCCCACCCGCGCAGGGACTGCGTGGTACTCAG gtGCTGGCGCACAGACCTGCCACGAGGAGCCTGCCTGCTCATCTCCATCTCGGTGGAGCACGACAAGCTGCAGGTGGAAGGAGGTGTCAAAGCCGTGGTGCTGACCTCGCAGTATCTCATCGAGCCCAATGGCATGGGACGCTCCAAAGTGACGCACATCTGTAGGGCTGACCTCAG GGGCCGATCACCGGAGTGGTACAACAAAGTCTTTGGGCACCTCTGTGCCATGGAGCTGGTGAGGATCCGAGATTCTTTCCCAGCACTGAGTCTGAATGGCCCTGAGACCAAGATCTGA
- the STARD8 gene encoding stAR-related lipid transfer protein 8 isoform X4, with protein sequence MSCIRHQRTCTGTQLEIEAKKACDWLRAAGFPQYAQLYEDSLFPLDIGAVKKDHSFLDKDSLKSLCRRLMTLNTCASMKLEVHFQRKQNGDSEDEDLCAISDRWAFQRDSKRWSRVGSADVLSQASEVPTSSMRQASSHESVLTDLSTNPEAVSLHSSASMGSTLGVAATPPDLSPGHGAAVTQPSCSPSSCFLAEQPLNHSEGSKEKPKKRRSRSFLKRIESLRRKDKEKAGQDEKDVPHSAVVANPGWDCAKSNGDLAATKASSPKRGVSASFHGRKHFFSGSYRTNRLVGSGRGKVSSDPKRSGLYLEAYQTAAEPSGDWAAGQCQHRQACRGDCLVYVPRDHKPGTFPKSLSIESLCPLGSGSLSSWKPGAKPGGLLGGCGSSSSVEGSSSPQGFACRRRGSCSSLGSRVSVYDNVPEFGSSEDLCKGDEEVTYENLDDILQHMWGLQQKVELWYKAISPELVGEEGGEEEEEEEEETDSGGEPTFPSNLHLEERSMSDVGTSASDFDSTGNSLNEAEELEMRERRDSGVGASLTRPCRKLRWHSFQNSHRPSLNSASLEINRQSSAQLNLLQKCSLLRLTAIMEKYSVPHKQAWTWTVPKFMKRSKVPDYRDKAVFGVPPIINVQRTGQPLPQSIQQAMRYIRSQCLDQVGIFRKSGVKSRIQALRHMNETCPDNVNYKGQSAYDVADLLKQYFRDLPEPIFTSKLTDTFLQIYQFVPKEQQLQAVQAAIILMPDENREVLQTLLYFLSDIASAEENQMTAGNLAVCLAPSLFHLNVSKKESTSPRVMHRRGTMGKPDQKDLNENMAATQGLSHMITDCKKLFQVSHDILHQLSSSYMAADAYPHPLSEFVCQGEGKDLHSYFEQSVRNLLKESSEKFKGWLSTPGPLNTELSCKKVGDGHPLRLWKVSTEVEAPPSTVLQRVLRERHLWDEDLLQSKVVEALDKNMEVYHYVTDSMAPHPRRDCVVLRCWRTDLPRGACLLISISVEHDKLQVEGGVKAVVLTSQYLIEPNGMGRSKVTHICRADLRGRSPEWYNKVFGHLCAMELVRIRDSFPALSLNGPETKI encoded by the exons ATGAGCTGTATTAGACATCAGAGAACCTGCACAGGCACGCAGCTCG aaattgaAGCCAAGAAGGCTTGCGACTGGCTGCGAGCAGCGGGATTCCCGCAGTATGCCCAGCTTTATGAAG ACTCGTTGTTCCCTCTTGACATTGGCGCTGTGAAGAAAGACCACAGTTTCCTGGACAAGGATTCTCTCAAATCTCTCTGCAG GAGGCTGATGACCCTGAACACATGTGCCTCCATGAAGCTGGAAGTCCACTTTCAGCGTAAACAG AATGGAGACTCTGAGGACGAGGACCTGTGTGCCATCAGTGACCGGTGGGCTTTCCAGCGGGACAGCAAGAGGTGGTCCCGGGTGGGCTCCGCCGATGTCCTCTCCCAGGCCTCTGAGGTCCCCACCTCCAGCATGCGGCAGGCATCCAGCCATGAGAGCGTCCTCACTGACCTCAGCACCAACCCAGAGGCTGTGTCCCttcacagcagtgccagcatgGGCAGCACACTCGGTGTGGCAGCCACGCCACCTGACCTGTCCCCCGGTCATGGTGCTGCTGTcacccagccctcctgcagccccagcagctgcttcttGGCTGAGCAGCCCTTGAACCACAGCGAAGGTTCCAAGGAGAAGCCAAAGAAGCGGAGGTCTCGCAGCTTCCTGAAGAGGATTGAGTCTCTCCGAaggaaggacaaagaaaaagctGGCCAAGATGAGAAGGATGTCCCACACAGCGCTGTCGTGGCCAATCCAGGCTGGGACTGTGCAAAGAGTAATGGAGACCTCGCAGCCACCAAGGCCAGCTCTCCTAAGAGAGGAGTATCTGCCTCTTTCCACggcagaaaacatttcttctcagggTCATACAGGACTAACCGCTTGGTGGGCTCAGGCAGAGGCAAGGTGAGCTCTGACCCGAAACGCAGCGGGCTCTACCTGGAGGCCTATCAGACAGCCGCAGAGCCCAGTGGTGActgggctgcagggcagtgccagcaccGGCAGGCGTGCCGTGGGGACTGCCTGGTGTATGTTCCCAGGGACCACAAGCCCGGCACCTTCCCCAAATCCCTCTCCATCGAGAGCTTGTGCCCCCTGGGCAGCGGCtccttgagcagctggaagCCGGGAGCCAAGcctggggggctgctggggggctgtggcagcagcagcagtgtggaggGCTCGTCCTCCCCGCAGGGCTTTGCCTGCCGCCGCCGcggctcctgcagctccctgggcagccggGTGAGTGTGTACGACAACGTGCCCGAGTTTGGCAGCAGTGAGGATCTCTGCAAGGGAGATGAGGAGGTGACTTATGAGAACCTGGACGATATCCTGCAGCACAtgtgggggctgcagcagaaagTGGAGCTCTGGTATAAAGCCATCTCCCCCGAGTTggtgggggaggaagggggcgaggaggaggaggaggaggaagaggagacagACTCGGGAGGGGAGCCCACCTTCCCCTCCAACCTGCACCTTGAGGAGCGCTCCATGTCGGACGTCGGCACCTCTGCCAGTGACTTCGACAGCACGGGCAACTCCCTGAACGAGGCCGAAGAGCTGGAGATGCGGGAGCGCCGCGACTCGGGCGTGGGAGCGTCACTCACCCGGCCGTGCAG aaagCTGCGTTGGCACAGCTTCCAGAACTCCCACCGGCCCAGCCTGAACTCCGCCTCTCTGGAGATCAACCGCCAGTCCTCTGCTCAGCTCAACCTGCTCCAGAAGTGCTCCCTGCTGCGGCTCACGGCCATCATGGAGAAGTACTCTGTGCCTCACAAGCAAGCCTGGACATG GACTGTGCCCAAGTTCATGAAGCGGAGCAAAGTTCCCGACTACAGAGACAAGGCAGTCTTTGGGGTGCCGCCTATCATCAACGTGCAGAGGACAGGGCAGCCGCTGCCACAGAGCATCCAGCAGGCGATGCGTTACATCCGCAGCCAGTGCTTGGACCAG GTTGGCATTTTCCGTAAATCAGGGGTGAAGTCTCGGATCCAGGCACTCCGGCACATGAATGAAACCTGCCCTGACAATGTTAACTACAAAGGGCAGTCAGCGTATGACGTGGCCGACCTGCTGAAGCAGTATTTCCGTGACCTGCCCGAGCCCATCTTCACCAGCAAGCTCACCGACACCTTCCTGCAGATCTATCAGT TTGTgccaaaggagcagcagctgcaggcagtgcaggctgCCATCATCCTGATGCCGGATGAGAACCGTGAGGTGCTGCAGACTCTGCTATACTTTCTGAGTGATATTGCCTCTGCCGAGGAGAACCAGATGACTGCTGGAAACCTGGCCGTATGCCTGGCTCCCTCACTCTTTCACCTCAACGTGTCCAAGAAGGAGAGCACCTCACCGAG GGTGATGCACAGGAGGGGCACTATGGGGAAGCCTGACCAGAAAGACCTGAATGAGAACATGGCTGCAACACAGGGGCTCTCCCACATGATCACCGACTGCAAGAAGCTCTTCCAG GTCTCCCATGACATCTTGCACCAGCTGAGCAGCTCTTACATGGCAGCAGATGCTTACCCCCATCCCCTGTCTGAATTTGTGTGTCAAGGGGAAGGCAAGGATTTACACTCCTACTTTGAGCAGAGCGTCCGGAACCTGCTTAAAGAGTCATCGGAGAAATTCAAGGGATGGCTGAGCACCCCGGGGCCCCTCAACACGGAACTCTCCTGCAAAAAG GTTGGGGATGGGCACCCCCTGCGCTTGTGGAAGGTCTCCACAGAGGTTGAGGCCCCTCCCTCCACTGTGCTGCAACGGGTGCTGCGGGAGCGTCACCTCTGGGACGAGGACCTGCTTCAGAGCAAAGTGGTGGAGGCTCTGGACAAGAACATGGAGGTGTATCACTATGTGACGGACAGCATGGCACCCCACCCGCGCAGGGACTGCGTGGTACTCAG gtGCTGGCGCACAGACCTGCCACGAGGAGCCTGCCTGCTCATCTCCATCTCGGTGGAGCACGACAAGCTGCAGGTGGAAGGAGGTGTCAAAGCCGTGGTGCTGACCTCGCAGTATCTCATCGAGCCCAATGGCATGGGACGCTCCAAAGTGACGCACATCTGTAGGGCTGACCTCAG GGGCCGATCACCGGAGTGGTACAACAAAGTCTTTGGGCACCTCTGTGCCATGGAGCTGGTGAGGATCCGAGATTCTTTCCCAGCACTGAGTCTGAATGGCCCTGAGACCAAGATCTGA
- the STARD8 gene encoding stAR-related lipid transfer protein 8 isoform X5, producing the protein MLFYQLGPAAGMEIEAKKACDWLRAAGFPQYAQLYEDSLFPLDIGAVKKDHSFLDKDSLKSLCRRLMTLNTCASMKLEVHFQRKQNGDSEDEDLCAISDRWAFQRDSKRWSRVGSADVLSQASEVPTSSMRQASSHESVLTDLSTNPEAVSLHSSASMGSTLGVAATPPDLSPGHGAAVTQPSCSPSSCFLAEQPLNHSEGSKEKPKKRRSRSFLKRIESLRRKDKEKAGQDEKDVPHSAVVANPGWDCAKSNGDLAATKASSPKRGVSASFHGRKHFFSGSYRTNRLVGSGRGKVSSDPKRSGLYLEAYQTAAEPSGDWAAGQCQHRQACRGDCLVYVPRDHKPGTFPKSLSIESLCPLGSGSLSSWKPGAKPGGLLGGCGSSSSVEGSSSPQGFACRRRGSCSSLGSRVSVYDNVPEFGSSEDLCKGDEEVTYENLDDILQHMWGLQQKVELWYKAISPELVGEEGGEEEEEEEEETDSGGEPTFPSNLHLEERSMSDVGTSASDFDSTGNSLNEAEELEMRERRDSGVGASLTRPCRKLRWHSFQNSHRPSLNSASLEINRQSSAQLNLLQKCSLLRLTAIMEKYSVPHKQAWTWTVPKFMKRSKVPDYRDKAVFGVPPIINVQRTGQPLPQSIQQAMRYIRSQCLDQVGIFRKSGVKSRIQALRHMNETCPDNVNYKGQSAYDVADLLKQYFRDLPEPIFTSKLTDTFLQIYQFVPKEQQLQAVQAAIILMPDENREVLQTLLYFLSDIASAEENQMTAGNLAVCLAPSLFHLNVSKKESTSPRVMHRRGTMGKPDQKDLNENMAATQGLSHMITDCKKLFQVSHDILHQLSSSYMAADAYPHPLSEFVCQGEGKDLHSYFEQSVRNLLKESSEKFKGWLSTPGPLNTELSCKKVGDGHPLRLWKVSTEVEAPPSTVLQRVLRERHLWDEDLLQSKVVEALDKNMEVYHYVTDSMAPHPRRDCVVLRCWRTDLPRGACLLISISVEHDKLQVEGGVKAVVLTSQYLIEPNGMGRSKVTHICRADLRGRSPEWYNKVFGHLCAMELVRIRDSFPALSLNGPETKI; encoded by the exons ATGCTCTTCTACCAGCTCGGTCCTGCTGCTGGCATGG aaattgaAGCCAAGAAGGCTTGCGACTGGCTGCGAGCAGCGGGATTCCCGCAGTATGCCCAGCTTTATGAAG ACTCGTTGTTCCCTCTTGACATTGGCGCTGTGAAGAAAGACCACAGTTTCCTGGACAAGGATTCTCTCAAATCTCTCTGCAG GAGGCTGATGACCCTGAACACATGTGCCTCCATGAAGCTGGAAGTCCACTTTCAGCGTAAACAG AATGGAGACTCTGAGGACGAGGACCTGTGTGCCATCAGTGACCGGTGGGCTTTCCAGCGGGACAGCAAGAGGTGGTCCCGGGTGGGCTCCGCCGATGTCCTCTCCCAGGCCTCTGAGGTCCCCACCTCCAGCATGCGGCAGGCATCCAGCCATGAGAGCGTCCTCACTGACCTCAGCACCAACCCAGAGGCTGTGTCCCttcacagcagtgccagcatgGGCAGCACACTCGGTGTGGCAGCCACGCCACCTGACCTGTCCCCCGGTCATGGTGCTGCTGTcacccagccctcctgcagccccagcagctgcttcttGGCTGAGCAGCCCTTGAACCACAGCGAAGGTTCCAAGGAGAAGCCAAAGAAGCGGAGGTCTCGCAGCTTCCTGAAGAGGATTGAGTCTCTCCGAaggaaggacaaagaaaaagctGGCCAAGATGAGAAGGATGTCCCACACAGCGCTGTCGTGGCCAATCCAGGCTGGGACTGTGCAAAGAGTAATGGAGACCTCGCAGCCACCAAGGCCAGCTCTCCTAAGAGAGGAGTATCTGCCTCTTTCCACggcagaaaacatttcttctcagggTCATACAGGACTAACCGCTTGGTGGGCTCAGGCAGAGGCAAGGTGAGCTCTGACCCGAAACGCAGCGGGCTCTACCTGGAGGCCTATCAGACAGCCGCAGAGCCCAGTGGTGActgggctgcagggcagtgccagcaccGGCAGGCGTGCCGTGGGGACTGCCTGGTGTATGTTCCCAGGGACCACAAGCCCGGCACCTTCCCCAAATCCCTCTCCATCGAGAGCTTGTGCCCCCTGGGCAGCGGCtccttgagcagctggaagCCGGGAGCCAAGcctggggggctgctggggggctgtggcagcagcagcagtgtggaggGCTCGTCCTCCCCGCAGGGCTTTGCCTGCCGCCGCCGcggctcctgcagctccctgggcagccggGTGAGTGTGTACGACAACGTGCCCGAGTTTGGCAGCAGTGAGGATCTCTGCAAGGGAGATGAGGAGGTGACTTATGAGAACCTGGACGATATCCTGCAGCACAtgtgggggctgcagcagaaagTGGAGCTCTGGTATAAAGCCATCTCCCCCGAGTTggtgggggaggaagggggcgaggaggaggaggaggaggaagaggagacagACTCGGGAGGGGAGCCCACCTTCCCCTCCAACCTGCACCTTGAGGAGCGCTCCATGTCGGACGTCGGCACCTCTGCCAGTGACTTCGACAGCACGGGCAACTCCCTGAACGAGGCCGAAGAGCTGGAGATGCGGGAGCGCCGCGACTCGGGCGTGGGAGCGTCACTCACCCGGCCGTGCAG aaagCTGCGTTGGCACAGCTTCCAGAACTCCCACCGGCCCAGCCTGAACTCCGCCTCTCTGGAGATCAACCGCCAGTCCTCTGCTCAGCTCAACCTGCTCCAGAAGTGCTCCCTGCTGCGGCTCACGGCCATCATGGAGAAGTACTCTGTGCCTCACAAGCAAGCCTGGACATG GACTGTGCCCAAGTTCATGAAGCGGAGCAAAGTTCCCGACTACAGAGACAAGGCAGTCTTTGGGGTGCCGCCTATCATCAACGTGCAGAGGACAGGGCAGCCGCTGCCACAGAGCATCCAGCAGGCGATGCGTTACATCCGCAGCCAGTGCTTGGACCAG GTTGGCATTTTCCGTAAATCAGGGGTGAAGTCTCGGATCCAGGCACTCCGGCACATGAATGAAACCTGCCCTGACAATGTTAACTACAAAGGGCAGTCAGCGTATGACGTGGCCGACCTGCTGAAGCAGTATTTCCGTGACCTGCCCGAGCCCATCTTCACCAGCAAGCTCACCGACACCTTCCTGCAGATCTATCAGT TTGTgccaaaggagcagcagctgcaggcagtgcaggctgCCATCATCCTGATGCCGGATGAGAACCGTGAGGTGCTGCAGACTCTGCTATACTTTCTGAGTGATATTGCCTCTGCCGAGGAGAACCAGATGACTGCTGGAAACCTGGCCGTATGCCTGGCTCCCTCACTCTTTCACCTCAACGTGTCCAAGAAGGAGAGCACCTCACCGAG GGTGATGCACAGGAGGGGCACTATGGGGAAGCCTGACCAGAAAGACCTGAATGAGAACATGGCTGCAACACAGGGGCTCTCCCACATGATCACCGACTGCAAGAAGCTCTTCCAG GTCTCCCATGACATCTTGCACCAGCTGAGCAGCTCTTACATGGCAGCAGATGCTTACCCCCATCCCCTGTCTGAATTTGTGTGTCAAGGGGAAGGCAAGGATTTACACTCCTACTTTGAGCAGAGCGTCCGGAACCTGCTTAAAGAGTCATCGGAGAAATTCAAGGGATGGCTGAGCACCCCGGGGCCCCTCAACACGGAACTCTCCTGCAAAAAG GTTGGGGATGGGCACCCCCTGCGCTTGTGGAAGGTCTCCACAGAGGTTGAGGCCCCTCCCTCCACTGTGCTGCAACGGGTGCTGCGGGAGCGTCACCTCTGGGACGAGGACCTGCTTCAGAGCAAAGTGGTGGAGGCTCTGGACAAGAACATGGAGGTGTATCACTATGTGACGGACAGCATGGCACCCCACCCGCGCAGGGACTGCGTGGTACTCAG gtGCTGGCGCACAGACCTGCCACGAGGAGCCTGCCTGCTCATCTCCATCTCGGTGGAGCACGACAAGCTGCAGGTGGAAGGAGGTGTCAAAGCCGTGGTGCTGACCTCGCAGTATCTCATCGAGCCCAATGGCATGGGACGCTCCAAAGTGACGCACATCTGTAGGGCTGACCTCAG GGGCCGATCACCGGAGTGGTACAACAAAGTCTTTGGGCACCTCTGTGCCATGGAGCTGGTGAGGATCCGAGATTCTTTCCCAGCACTGAGTCTGAATGGCCCTGAGACCAAGATCTGA